A part of Microaerobacter geothermalis genomic DNA contains:
- a CDS encoding UxaA family hydrolase, giving the protein MMKPQDKVAVALEHIPAGAEVTVVCQGQSYMVKMRNDIDFGHKFAVKPIPCGEDILKYGEVIGIAIKDIQVGEHVHIHNLEGKRGRGDRIAKSAEG; this is encoded by the coding sequence ATGATGAAGCCTCAGGATAAAGTTGCCGTAGCCTTGGAACATATACCGGCTGGAGCGGAAGTTACTGTTGTGTGTCAAGGTCAAAGCTATATGGTAAAAATGAGAAACGACATCGATTTTGGTCATAAATTTGCGGTAAAGCCCATCCCTTGCGGGGAAGATATTTTAAAATATGGGGAAGTTATAGGAATTGCCATTAAAGATATACAGGTTGGGGAGCATGTTCATATTCATAATTTAGAAGGAAAAAGGGGAAGAGGTGATCGGATTGCCAAATCTGCAGAGGGGTAA
- a CDS encoding UxaA family hydrolase, whose amino-acid sequence MQRGKFWGYRRPDGRVGVRNHVLILPTITCAVQVAKQITELVQGTVTFIHQHGCAQVGADYDQTFRTYVGMGANPNVYGVIVLGLGCETHQARIIAGELAKTGKPVEVVSIQDEGGTLMAIAEGAKIAAKMVRDASAQFREPYDFSELIVGTECGGSDACSGLSANPAVGVVSDMIVDQGGTAILAETTELIGAEHLLANRAVSDKVRKRVYEVIEAMENRAFMMGVDIRTGNPSPGNMKGGLSSLEEKSLGAANKAGTRPLQQVIDYAQVPTEKGLVWMDTPGHDIEQLTGMVAGGAQIVLFTSGRGTPTGSPIAPVIKIATNTPIFEKMEDNMDLNAGTIIDGTESIESVGQRIFEEIGLVASGKLTKAEILKQHDFGIWRIGPTF is encoded by the coding sequence CTGCAGAGGGGTAAATTTTGGGGATATCGGCGTCCTGATGGACGTGTGGGAGTGCGAAACCATGTACTGATCCTGCCGACCATCACATGTGCTGTGCAGGTAGCGAAACAGATTACTGAATTGGTTCAGGGGACGGTCACATTTATCCATCAGCACGGATGTGCCCAAGTAGGAGCAGATTACGATCAAACCTTCCGAACATATGTTGGTATGGGCGCCAATCCGAACGTTTATGGTGTCATTGTATTGGGGCTTGGATGTGAAACCCATCAAGCAAGAATCATAGCAGGGGAATTGGCCAAAACCGGAAAACCGGTAGAAGTGGTATCCATACAGGATGAGGGTGGAACACTGATGGCTATTGCTGAAGGTGCCAAAATTGCCGCCAAAATGGTACGGGATGCATCGGCTCAATTTAGAGAACCCTATGATTTTAGTGAGCTTATTGTGGGTACCGAGTGCGGAGGCTCTGATGCTTGTTCCGGTCTTTCCGCTAATCCGGCAGTTGGCGTAGTAAGTGACATGATTGTTGATCAGGGAGGAACAGCTATTTTGGCCGAAACGACGGAATTAATTGGAGCTGAGCATTTGCTGGCCAACCGTGCTGTCAGCGATAAAGTGAGAAAGCGTGTATATGAAGTGATCGAGGCTATGGAGAACCGGGCATTTATGATGGGAGTGGACATTCGTACGGGTAATCCCAGTCCAGGGAATATGAAAGGCGGTTTAAGTTCCTTGGAGGAAAAATCATTGGGAGCGGCTAATAAAGCAGGTACCAGACCCTTGCAACAGGTGATCGACTATGCGCAGGTTCCTACAGAAAAAGGATTGGTTTGGATGGATACACCAGGACATGATATAGAGCAGTTGACAGGTATGGTGGCAGGAGGAGCCCAGATCGTTTTGTTTACCAGCGGAAGAGGTACACCAACCGGTTCACCGATAGCACCTGTGATTAAAATTGCCACCAATACACCTATCTTCGAAAAAATGGAAGATAACATGGACCTGAATGCTGGAACCATTATTGATGGAACTGAATCCATAGAATCTGTGGGCCAGCGTATTTTTGAAGAAATTGGATTGGTCGCATCAGGTAAGTTAACAAAAGCGGAAATACTTAAACAGCACGATTTTGGGATCTGGAGAATTGGTCCGACCTTTTGA
- the gucD gene encoding alpha-ketoglutaric semialdehyde dehydrogenase GucD → MTLQTEPKTYQNYINGRWVSSSGNQVDASINPANKNEVVGYIQKSTKEDLDQAVAAAKKAQVQWRKLSGPARGEYLYKVANILESHLDEIAETMTKEMGKTLPEAKGETARGVAILRYYAGEGMRKIGEVIPSTDSEALMFTSRVPLGVVGVITPWNFPVAIPIWKIAPALVYGNAVILKPAQETAVTAAKVIQCFAEAELPAGVVNMVTGPGSVIGQGIIDHPDINGITFTGSDQVGKMVAQGAVARGAKYQLEMGGKNPVIVAADADLDLAVDATISGGLRSTGQKCTATSRVIIQKEVYEPFKEKLLNKIKEIKIGPGLHGDTWMGPCASESQLNTVLSYIEKGKAEGADLIYGGKRCEDSELKHGFYVYPTVFENVTSEMTIAQEEIFGPVLALIKVETLEEALEIANDVRFGLSASIFTQNIGNMLSFIREIDAGLVRINAESAGVELQAPFGGMKQSSSHSREQGQAAIEFFTAIKTVFVKP, encoded by the coding sequence ATGACTTTACAAACAGAACCAAAAACTTATCAAAACTATATCAATGGTCGGTGGGTTTCCTCATCGGGAAATCAGGTGGATGCCAGTATAAATCCCGCAAATAAAAATGAAGTGGTAGGGTATATTCAAAAATCAACGAAAGAGGATCTGGATCAAGCCGTTGCTGCAGCAAAAAAGGCCCAGGTCCAGTGGAGAAAATTATCAGGCCCAGCAAGGGGAGAATATCTCTACAAAGTTGCGAATATATTAGAAAGCCATCTTGATGAGATTGCAGAAACGATGACGAAGGAAATGGGAAAGACATTGCCGGAAGCAAAGGGAGAAACGGCCCGGGGAGTTGCTATTCTTCGTTATTATGCCGGGGAAGGGATGCGTAAAATCGGAGAAGTCATTCCTTCTACAGACAGTGAGGCACTCATGTTTACCAGCCGTGTGCCCCTTGGGGTGGTAGGGGTCATTACGCCATGGAATTTTCCTGTAGCGATCCCAATTTGGAAAATCGCGCCTGCTCTCGTCTATGGGAATGCGGTCATCTTAAAACCTGCCCAGGAAACTGCGGTAACCGCGGCCAAAGTGATCCAATGTTTTGCCGAGGCTGAATTACCTGCAGGAGTTGTAAACATGGTAACAGGTCCCGGTTCTGTGATTGGTCAGGGAATCATCGATCACCCTGATATCAACGGAATTACTTTTACCGGTTCTGATCAGGTGGGAAAAATGGTTGCTCAAGGAGCCGTTGCTCGTGGAGCAAAGTACCAGCTTGAAATGGGTGGAAAAAACCCGGTTATTGTAGCTGCAGATGCTGATCTTGACCTGGCTGTGGATGCAACCATCAGCGGTGGGCTTCGCTCCACCGGACAAAAATGTACAGCAACCAGCCGTGTCATTATCCAAAAGGAAGTATATGAACCATTTAAAGAAAAGCTGCTTAATAAGATTAAAGAAATCAAAATTGGCCCCGGTTTACACGGGGATACCTGGATGGGTCCGTGTGCCAGCGAAAGCCAGTTAAACACGGTTCTTTCCTATATCGAAAAGGGAAAAGCGGAAGGGGCTGATCTCATCTATGGTGGCAAGAGATGTGAAGATTCTGAACTCAAACATGGATTTTATGTTTATCCCACTGTATTTGAAAACGTGACCTCAGAAATGACCATTGCCCAGGAAGAGATCTTCGGCCCTGTACTTGCACTGATTAAGGTTGAAACTCTGGAAGAAGCTTTAGAGATTGCCAATGATGTAAGATTTGGTCTCAGCGCCTCCATTTTCACTCAAAATATTGGCAATATGCTCTCCTTTATCAGAGAAATTGATGCTGGACTTGTCAGGATTAATGCGGAAAGTGCAGGGGTGGAATTGCAAGCCCCATTTGGCGGCATGAAGCAATCCAGCTCCCATTCCCGGGAACAGGGGCAAGCAGCCATTGAGTTTTTTACAGCGATTAAAACGGTATTTGTTAAACCTTAG
- a CDS encoding fumarylacetoacetate hydrolase family protein: MISLTFKKGDRLALGIKTDKGILDVERAVAYLQGLQQVPTSAGELIWKGEEGKQALTQLINQTNQEDSLFLQEESLYFGPCVPEPQKIICVGLNYKKHADECNLAYPPEPLLFSKFNNALASHGEDVFIPAKSSQVDYEAELAIVIGKQAKNVSKEDALSYVYGYCNANDFSARDLQFKSSQWLLGKTCDGFCPIGPYLISADEVGNPNDLKITSTVNGEIRQHSNTSDMIFYCDEIISYISQHMTLQPGDVILTGTPEGVIVGYPEEKRVWLKDGDVVTVEIEKLGRLTNTIRKGY, encoded by the coding sequence ATGATTTCATTAACTTTTAAAAAGGGTGATCGACTGGCATTGGGGATAAAAACGGATAAGGGGATTTTAGATGTAGAAAGGGCCGTTGCTTATCTGCAGGGACTTCAGCAAGTGCCAACCTCTGCTGGAGAATTAATTTGGAAAGGCGAAGAAGGCAAACAGGCACTAACGCAATTAATAAATCAAACTAATCAGGAGGATTCTTTATTTTTACAAGAAGAATCATTATATTTTGGACCGTGTGTTCCTGAACCGCAAAAAATTATCTGCGTCGGCTTAAATTATAAAAAGCATGCGGATGAATGTAATCTAGCCTATCCTCCAGAGCCCCTTCTATTCAGTAAATTTAATAATGCCCTTGCCAGTCATGGAGAAGATGTCTTTATTCCTGCGAAATCCTCTCAAGTAGACTATGAAGCAGAATTGGCCATCGTGATTGGAAAGCAAGCGAAGAATGTAAGTAAAGAAGACGCCCTTTCCTATGTCTATGGCTATTGCAATGCCAATGATTTTTCAGCGAGGGACCTTCAGTTTAAAAGCTCACAATGGCTTCTGGGAAAAACATGTGACGGATTCTGTCCGATTGGACCTTATCTTATAAGTGCAGATGAAGTGGGCAATCCCAATGATTTAAAGATTACTTCCACAGTCAACGGTGAGATTCGTCAACATTCCAATACCAGTGATATGATTTTCTACTGTGATGAAATTATCAGCTATATTTCCCAACATATGACACTTCAGCCTGGTGACGTTATTCTAACAGGAACTCCGGAAGGAGTGATTGTCGGCTATCCTGAAGAAAAAAGAGTCTGGTTAAAAGATGGTGATGTGGTGACCGTTGAGATTGAAAAATTGGGAAGATTAACAAATACCATTCGAAAAGGATACTAG
- the lipA gene encoding lipoyl synthase gives MQRKPEWLKVRLTTGDNFTEIKKMMRSKTLHTVCEEAKCPNIYECWTNRTATFMILGDICTRACRFCAVKTGLPTELDRQEPEKVAATVEKMGLSHVVITSVARDDLSDGGASIFAETIKAVKKRTPLCSVEVLIPDFEGNQESLQVVMDAKPDVLNHNIETVRRLSDRVRSKAKYDRSLNVLRNAKKMQPDIPTKSSIMIGVGEKWDEILQTMDDLREIDCDILTIGQYLQPTRKHLKVEKYYHPEEFDQLKKEGMKRGFRHVESGPLVRSSYHAHNQVKSAKGEKQVDSFIRPSI, from the coding sequence ATGCAAAGAAAACCAGAATGGTTAAAGGTGCGCCTCACCACAGGCGACAACTTTACAGAAATAAAAAAAATGATGAGAAGCAAAACGCTACATACCGTTTGCGAAGAAGCAAAATGTCCCAATATCTACGAATGTTGGACAAATCGCACGGCAACCTTCATGATATTGGGAGATATATGTACCAGAGCATGCCGCTTTTGTGCCGTTAAAACAGGACTGCCGACGGAACTGGATAGACAGGAACCTGAAAAAGTAGCAGCAACGGTGGAAAAGATGGGTTTATCCCATGTGGTGATTACTTCTGTTGCCCGTGACGATTTATCGGACGGGGGAGCTTCCATTTTTGCCGAAACCATTAAAGCCGTAAAAAAAAGAACCCCATTATGCAGCGTGGAAGTGCTTATCCCAGATTTTGAGGGCAATCAGGAATCTCTTCAGGTGGTAATGGATGCTAAACCGGATGTATTAAACCACAATATCGAGACCGTAAGGCGATTATCTGACCGGGTTCGTTCAAAAGCAAAATATGATCGATCTTTGAATGTTCTCAGGAATGCAAAAAAAATGCAGCCAGATATTCCTACAAAATCAAGTATCATGATCGGTGTAGGCGAAAAATGGGATGAAATTTTGCAAACCATGGATGATCTAAGGGAGATTGACTGTGATATTTTGACAATAGGACAATATTTACAACCAACCAGAAAACACTTAAAGGTGGAGAAATATTATCATCCTGAAGAATTTGATCAATTAAAGAAAGAAGGGATGAAGCGGGGTTTTCGGCATGTGGAATCCGGACCACTGGTTCGCAGCTCTTATCATGCACACAATCAGGTGAAATCAGCTAAAGGGGAGAAACAAGTTGATTCATTTATTAGGCCATCAATTTGA
- a CDS encoding YutD family protein produces MIHLLGHQFEIIKDFKNGWNAEAFRDRYSDVLDKYDYIVGDWGYGQLRLKGFYDDKQKSVPFENRISAVDEYIQEYCNFGCAYFVLKKIRPLGKDKRGNGRN; encoded by the coding sequence TTGATTCATTTATTAGGCCATCAATTTGAGATCATTAAGGATTTTAAAAATGGCTGGAATGCGGAAGCTTTCCGGGACAGATACAGTGATGTGCTGGATAAATACGATTATATCGTGGGAGATTGGGGATATGGACAGCTTCGTTTAAAGGGTTTTTATGACGACAAGCAAAAAAGTGTTCCCTTTGAAAATCGGATTAGTGCCGTTGATGAATATATTCAGGAATATTGTAACTTTGGATGTGCTTATTTTGTTCTAAAAAAAATACGTCCTTTGGGTAAGGATAAAAGAGGAAACGGGAGAAATTGA